In one Bacillus sp. PK3_68 genomic region, the following are encoded:
- a CDS encoding DUF3311 domain-containing protein — protein sequence MKRIILLSIIPFIGSLGGLPFVNKVDLYILGMPFIFFWVVLWTVLISGFLWLIYHFDPRNLEDVDE from the coding sequence AGCGAATTATCCTGTTATCAATTATTCCTTTCATCGGATCATTAGGGGGATTGCCATTTGTAAACAAAGTTGATTTGTATATTCTTGGCATGCCGTTTATTTTCTTTTGGGTTGTGCTATGGACGGTATTAATTAGTGGGTTTCTATGGTTGATTTATCACTTCGATCCTAGGAATCTGGAGGATGTGGACGAATGA
- a CDS encoding EutP/PduV family microcompartment system protein — MKNRIMLIGSIGAGKSTLTNALLNKPVKAVKTQALVYHDWVVDTPGEYTENPLFYKNIMATALEVTHVFYIQDATGDKMVFPPGFSSGIPKLPVGVITKADHPAANIESTIQKLKQAIAEGPIIVTSALSGKNIDVLRDLAACCSLEEMKEYAAAHQQLDFIFR; from the coding sequence ATGAAAAATAGAATCATGTTAATCGGTTCCATCGGAGCAGGCAAATCTACGTTAACCAATGCTTTGTTAAATAAACCAGTGAAAGCGGTGAAGACGCAGGCTCTTGTTTACCATGACTGGGTAGTAGATACACCTGGTGAATATACTGAGAATCCTTTATTCTATAAAAATATCATGGCGACAGCTTTAGAAGTGACACACGTCTTTTATATTCAGGATGCTACAGGAGATAAAATGGTGTTCCCTCCAGGATTTAGCTCTGGAATTCCTAAGTTGCCGGTAGGGGTGATTACGAAAGCAGATCATCCTGCTGCTAATATAGAAAGCACGATTCAGAAACTAAAGCAAGCGATAGCGGAAGGGCCGATTATTGTGACATCCGCCCTTTCCGGAAAAAACATCGATGTATTACGAGATCTTGCTGCCTGCTGCTCCCTGGAGGAAATGAAGGAGTATGCCGCTGCACACCAGCAGCTTGATTTCATTTTCAGGTGA
- a CDS encoding methyl-accepting chemotaxis protein produces the protein MQPNPLFLELQFIADSTEQLGKIIGELKFSSDKITNIIAIVKQMAEQTNLLALNASIEAAHAGIHGNGFAVAAQEVRKLAQQSKQSVEQITTLVYNSASFTNQAVSTTADVKQKVSLGLENSAQTQKKFRQILSAIDQNDKHINRVEADVTELIQIIHAISGDTRKVAVTAESLYQTASTL, from the coding sequence TTGCAACCGAATCCTTTATTTCTTGAATTGCAGTTTATTGCTGACAGCACCGAACAGCTTGGAAAAATCATCGGCGAGCTCAAATTTTCTTCTGACAAGATTACAAATATTATTGCCATAGTCAAACAAATGGCCGAGCAAACCAACTTGCTTGCTCTCAATGCTTCCATCGAGGCAGCACACGCTGGCATACATGGCAATGGCTTTGCCGTAGCGGCTCAAGAAGTCCGCAAGCTAGCTCAGCAATCCAAACAATCTGTCGAACAGATCACTACACTCGTTTACAATTCGGCTTCATTCACAAATCAGGCCGTTAGTACGACGGCCGACGTTAAACAAAAAGTTTCTCTCGGTTTAGAGAACTCGGCCCAAACCCAAAAGAAGTTTCGGCAGATTCTTTCGGCAATCGATCAAAATGACAAACACATTAATCGAGTGGAAGCAGATGTAACAGAGCTTATCCAAATTATTCATGCAATCAGCGGCGATACCCGCAAAGTAGCCGTAACTGCTGAAAGCCTATACCAAACGGCCAGTACCCTGTAA
- a CDS encoding sensor histidine kinase produces MLNCSQVGRLCREHTLLGKRDIEKIEEVSRQLQLIADLTGTNVFIDCQMKEPTNAIVVAEASPSTGETLYHEPYVGTVVYEQFEPSVFLAMRAGKSILFNKAVTQRGIFVKQSVAPIKNDDNQVIGMLIKEEHDPKEVQEMKSLSHATEMLWELFFGTDHERPALSDIMKEHFILVDSSMKIVYANPSAKSFITEVYNLDKCEGEPAEQVLPFIQPVIHSNKDLVIKEIQVSKFFLEVKKVDIYKDDNVTGMLILIRDVTDLRMKERELVVKSVVIREIHHRVKNNLQAVASLLRLQIRKGVSEESRGYLTDSLNRVLSIASVYEIILANDNVDDDEVDIVGLSNKIAQMIIQNGGCDQADFQLNCRGEPILADSKKAVSIALVVNELVQNSIKHAFKNRTSGTIDVNFTEQNGKITLTVADNGVGMKKEVKRSLGLDIVKNLIEHDLSGEYYIGSSSQGTTVIVSFTLEQEGVKEYE; encoded by the coding sequence TTGTTAAATTGTTCTCAAGTTGGCAGGCTGTGCCGCGAGCATACTTTGTTAGGCAAGAGGGATATCGAAAAGATTGAGGAAGTTTCACGGCAGCTTCAATTGATTGCCGATTTAACAGGAACGAATGTCTTCATAGATTGTCAGATGAAAGAACCCACTAATGCGATTGTTGTAGCGGAAGCTTCTCCTTCTACTGGTGAAACGCTCTATCATGAGCCGTATGTTGGTACAGTGGTCTATGAGCAATTTGAGCCTAGTGTATTTTTGGCTATGAGAGCAGGAAAAAGCATTCTCTTTAATAAAGCCGTGACACAAAGGGGGATTTTTGTAAAACAAAGTGTGGCCCCTATTAAAAATGACGATAACCAAGTGATTGGCATGCTTATTAAAGAGGAGCATGATCCTAAGGAAGTGCAGGAGATGAAATCGCTTTCTCATGCAACCGAGATGTTATGGGAGCTGTTCTTCGGCACGGATCATGAGCGTCCTGCCTTGTCAGATATTATGAAGGAGCACTTTATCCTTGTGGATTCTTCTATGAAAATAGTCTATGCAAATCCATCGGCCAAAAGTTTCATTACTGAGGTCTATAACTTAGATAAGTGTGAAGGAGAACCGGCAGAGCAGGTCCTGCCTTTTATTCAACCCGTCATTCATTCTAATAAGGACCTTGTAATTAAGGAAATTCAAGTATCTAAATTCTTTTTAGAGGTAAAAAAAGTAGACATCTACAAGGATGACAACGTGACGGGCATGTTGATCCTTATTCGTGATGTAACAGACTTGCGCATGAAAGAAAGAGAGCTCGTTGTTAAATCCGTCGTCATTAGAGAAATTCACCATCGGGTCAAAAACAACTTGCAGGCAGTAGCGAGCTTGCTGCGACTGCAAATCAGGAAAGGCGTATCCGAAGAAAGTCGAGGCTATTTAACGGATAGCTTGAACCGCGTGCTAAGCATTGCTTCTGTTTATGAAATTATTTTGGCAAATGATAACGTGGACGATGATGAAGTAGACATTGTCGGCTTGTCAAACAAAATTGCCCAAATGATCATTCAAAACGGCGGCTGTGACCAAGCGGATTTTCAGTTGAATTGTCGCGGAGAGCCGATCTTAGCTGATTCTAAAAAAGCTGTCTCGATTGCACTTGTTGTGAATGAGCTAGTACAAAATTCTATTAAACATGCATTTAAAAACCGTACTTCCGGAACAATTGATGTGAACTTTACTGAACAGAATGGCAAGATCACGTTAACGGTAGCCGATAATGGAGTGGGGATGAAGAAAGAAGTAAAGCGGTCACTGGGATTAGATATTGTAAAGAACTTAATTGAGCATGATTTATCCGGAGAATATTATATCGGGTCCTCCTCACAAGGAACCACTGTCATCGTGTCATTTACACTGGAGCAGGAGGGAGTAAAAGAGTATGAGTAA
- a CDS encoding sodium:solute symporter codes for MNSALIVILLFLVLSIFLGIKAKKGKQMDLDEWAVGGRGFGAFLIFILLAGEMNTTFTFLGGSGWAYDKGAPAAYMIVYLPLSIIMMYWIAPAIWKYAKSQKLVSQPDFFASKYNSPFLGVLVAIIGVIAMVPYLILQLKGLGIIVSAASYGAISPSVAVVIGAAALTVYVMVSGIHGSAWTAVLKDFMIFFIVLFLGIYLPLHYYGGVQPMFEAVEKIKPGFFHLPDEGLSISWFISATLLSAIGGMVWPHLFNAIYSSESSRAIRKNTIMQPIYSLMLLFVFFVGFTAIGQVPGLTGADTDFALLKLSIQTFDPWFIGLIGAAGLLTALVPGSMLLMATSTSLSLNVYKAMVPSATGKQVTKVAKYLVPVVALAATYFTVNGGNTIVTLLLLGYGFIAQLLPALLFSFLKHNFVNKYGAFAGMVVGVAAVMYTTFNNSSFGTLFPSLPQVIKDLDIGIVALALNTLVTIIVSVIVQGFVAKEATDRKESLS; via the coding sequence ATGAATAGTGCATTAATTGTTATTTTATTATTTTTAGTGCTGTCCATCTTTTTAGGAATTAAAGCGAAAAAGGGCAAGCAGATGGATCTTGACGAGTGGGCGGTTGGAGGTCGGGGCTTTGGAGCTTTTCTTATTTTCATTTTGCTCGCTGGTGAGATGAATACGACGTTTACTTTTCTCGGCGGAAGCGGCTGGGCATATGACAAAGGGGCACCTGCTGCTTATATGATCGTTTATTTACCGCTTTCCATTATTATGATGTATTGGATTGCTCCAGCGATTTGGAAATATGCAAAGTCTCAAAAATTAGTATCTCAGCCAGATTTCTTTGCGAGCAAATATAATAGTCCATTTTTAGGGGTGTTAGTCGCTATAATCGGTGTCATTGCTATGGTACCCTACCTCATTTTACAGCTGAAGGGCCTCGGGATTATCGTTTCGGCTGCTTCTTATGGAGCGATTTCACCCTCCGTTGCCGTTGTGATTGGAGCAGCAGCCCTTACCGTTTATGTAATGGTATCAGGGATCCACGGTTCTGCCTGGACCGCTGTTTTGAAGGACTTTATGATTTTCTTTATTGTTCTTTTTCTAGGTATTTATTTACCTCTTCATTATTACGGCGGGGTTCAGCCGATGTTTGAGGCGGTAGAAAAAATAAAGCCGGGCTTTTTTCACTTGCCTGATGAGGGACTGAGCATTTCCTGGTTCATTTCTGCTACGTTATTGAGTGCAATTGGGGGGATGGTATGGCCGCATTTGTTTAATGCCATCTATTCTTCTGAAAGTTCCAGAGCGATACGAAAAAATACGATTATGCAACCGATTTATTCTTTAATGCTGCTGTTTGTCTTTTTTGTAGGATTTACTGCTATCGGACAAGTACCAGGATTAACAGGAGCTGATACCGATTTTGCCCTATTGAAGTTATCGATTCAAACATTTGATCCATGGTTTATCGGCTTAATTGGCGCAGCCGGATTATTAACAGCACTTGTTCCAGGGTCGATGCTGCTCATGGCAACGAGTACATCTCTTTCATTGAACGTATATAAGGCAATGGTGCCATCTGCAACAGGCAAGCAAGTAACAAAAGTGGCGAAATATTTAGTGCCGGTCGTTGCGCTAGCTGCCACATATTTTACTGTGAATGGCGGCAACACAATCGTTACACTGCTTTTGCTCGGTTATGGATTTATTGCCCAGCTGCTTCCAGCTCTGCTTTTCAGCTTTTTGAAACATAATTTTGTGAACAAATACGGAGCATTTGCCGGAATGGTCGTCGGTGTAGCAGCTGTTATGTATACAACATTTAACAACTCGTCTTTCGGTACACTCTTCCCATCCCTGCCACAAGTTATTAAGGATTTGGATATCGGAATTGTTGCCTTGGCATTAAATACGTTAGTGACGATTATTGTTAGTGTTATAGTGCAAGGTTTTGTCGCTAAAGAAGCAACAGACAGAAAGGAGTCTTTGTCATGA
- the eutH gene encoding ethanolamine utilization protein EutH: MSMIGNIVVYIIMTCAVLGAFAAIRNPEEGLGKEFMNGLHTVGHIFVPAAGIMASIPFLSRFIDSVIGPLFNSVGADPALAATAILATDMGGYQLASVLKETYEGWIMAMIVGYMAGATIVFSIPMGLAMLDKRDHKYMALGVMSGVLTIPIGAFIASALTLLFNTKVRDVIDTTSNSTYEFALSYGKILVNLLPLLIFVVAIAAGLKFFPKAMIRGFMIFGKVMDAAIKLVLVFSIVEIFTGLFSTLFGVWGFDPIMADKKDQFRALETAGYIGIMLAGAFPMVYLLRKYAAKPLEAGGRKIGLSSTGSAGLLATIANILAMFQLVRYMRPKDKVINISFAVCAAFLLGDHLSFTANFQPNLILPVLIGKISAGVVAIGLAYWLSVPTALRLEEEDRANGTIRPGEYLEEGEVVVDGNTQTQETAQ, encoded by the coding sequence ATGAGCATGATTGGAAATATTGTCGTGTATATTATCATGACCTGTGCCGTGCTGGGAGCTTTTGCAGCTATTCGCAATCCAGAGGAAGGGCTTGGAAAAGAATTTATGAACGGCCTTCATACTGTCGGCCATATTTTTGTCCCGGCTGCAGGTATTATGGCCTCTATTCCATTTTTGTCCCGATTTATTGATTCAGTGATTGGGCCACTTTTTAATTCTGTCGGAGCGGATCCAGCTCTCGCAGCTACTGCCATATTGGCAACGGACATGGGAGGCTACCAATTAGCAAGCGTGCTAAAGGAAACATATGAAGGATGGATCATGGCTATGATCGTCGGCTACATGGCAGGCGCGACCATTGTGTTTTCAATTCCAATGGGGCTTGCCATGCTGGATAAACGAGACCATAAATACATGGCACTCGGAGTGATGTCAGGAGTATTAACGATCCCGATTGGAGCATTTATCGCCAGTGCCTTAACGCTTTTATTTAATACGAAAGTTCGTGATGTCATTGATACAACTAGTAATTCGACTTACGAGTTTGCTTTATCTTACGGTAAAATATTAGTGAATTTATTGCCGTTGCTCATTTTTGTAGTGGCCATTGCAGCGGGGCTGAAATTCTTCCCAAAAGCAATGATTCGCGGCTTTATGATTTTTGGGAAAGTGATGGATGCAGCAATTAAACTTGTCTTAGTCTTCTCTATCGTCGAAATCTTTACTGGTCTTTTCTCTACTTTATTCGGCGTATGGGGCTTTGATCCAATCATGGCTGATAAGAAAGACCAATTCCGTGCTTTAGAAACAGCAGGGTACATTGGCATCATGCTGGCTGGAGCGTTCCCAATGGTATATTTGCTTCGTAAATATGCAGCTAAGCCGTTAGAAGCAGGTGGCAGAAAAATTGGGCTTAGTTCAACCGGAAGCGCGGGTCTGCTTGCGACGATTGCCAATATATTGGCCATGTTCCAGCTCGTTCGTTACATGAGACCAAAAGACAAGGTGATCAACATTTCCTTTGCCGTTTGTGCAGCCTTTCTTTTAGGTGATCACTTATCTTTCACAGCTAACTTTCAGCCTAATTTAATTTTACCTGTTCTTATCGGGAAGATTTCTGCAGGGGTCGTTGCTATTGGTCTGGCTTACTGGTTATCGGTACCGACTGCCCTTCGTCTGGAAGAAGAGGACCGTGCAAACGGAACGATCCGCCCGGGTGAATATTTAGAAGAGGGAGAAGTAGTGGTAGATGGGAATACACAAACGCAAGAAACAGCACAATAG
- a CDS encoding LysR family transcriptional regulator, translated as MELRNLRTFMVVSEQLNLSKAAEQLGYTQPTVTIQIKALEEELGHSLISRSGNKTFLTPAGKLLKKHGERIFTQLQEMKEDLNKLDKFQGNLVIASPEFYCAHYLYLIMRDYVSRYPQVNIKLVSCNSVEAIKMVHDKKADIGIVGVEYQLPGIESVIIDKEALLFVASTELLKKLGVSHVLEHSPILIDKNLEAISEKLFEEMNYSPPSLIECSSEETIKRSVLNQIGVCLLGSATVEKEIKDGTLTVLHRFSRELNTSIVYRKSREKEWPIQTFSSLVKETWNSISR; from the coding sequence ATGGAATTAAGAAATTTAAGAACATTCATGGTGGTTTCTGAACAATTGAATCTTTCGAAGGCAGCTGAACAGTTGGGCTATACACAGCCCACTGTTACTATTCAAATCAAGGCATTAGAAGAAGAGCTTGGCCACTCCTTAATCTCTCGTTCAGGGAATAAAACATTTCTAACTCCAGCGGGAAAGCTGCTCAAGAAACATGGAGAAAGGATTTTTACTCAACTGCAAGAGATGAAAGAGGATTTAAACAAACTAGATAAGTTCCAGGGAAATCTTGTTATCGCCAGCCCGGAATTTTATTGTGCTCACTATTTATATTTGATTATGAGAGACTATGTCAGCCGGTATCCTCAGGTCAATATTAAGCTGGTTTCCTGTAATAGTGTTGAAGCCATCAAGATGGTTCATGACAAGAAGGCGGACATTGGTATTGTCGGGGTTGAGTATCAGCTTCCTGGCATTGAATCAGTCATTATTGATAAAGAGGCTCTCTTATTTGTTGCCTCAACAGAATTATTGAAAAAGTTGGGAGTGTCTCATGTGCTTGAGCATTCCCCCATCTTAATCGATAAAAATCTGGAAGCCATATCAGAAAAACTATTTGAGGAGATGAATTATTCTCCTCCTTCCCTTATTGAATGCAGCAGTGAAGAGACGATCAAACGATCTGTCCTCAATCAAATAGGTGTGTGCCTTTTAGGCTCAGCCACTGTTGAAAAAGAAATAAAAGATGGAACATTAACGGTTCTTCATCGTTTTTCAAGAGAGCTCAACACGTCTATCGTTTACCGTAAAAGCCGGGAAAAGGAATGGCCCATTCAAACCTTCTCCAGTTTAGTGAAGGAAACGTGGAATTCGATAAGCAGGTAA
- a CDS encoding BMC domain-containing protein, translating into MGEEKQRFIQEFVPGKQITLSHLIANPDPDMYTKLGIQEAGALGILTLTPSETVIIAGDLATKAASVSIGFLDRFTGSLVIVGSVSEVEMAMIEINRFLSEQLGYTSSPITKS; encoded by the coding sequence ATGGGTGAAGAGAAACAACGATTTATCCAGGAATTCGTTCCTGGCAAGCAAATAACACTCAGCCACTTAATTGCCAATCCGGACCCCGATATGTATACAAAGCTCGGGATCCAGGAAGCGGGCGCCTTAGGGATACTGACGTTGACGCCAAGCGAGACAGTCATCATCGCCGGTGACCTTGCTACGAAGGCCGCCAGTGTGTCGATTGGCTTTCTCGATCGTTTTACAGGCAGTTTAGTCATCGTTGGCAGTGTGTCGGAAGTGGAAATGGCTATGATTGAAATTAATCGCTTTCTTTCCGAACAGCTCGGTTACACTTCTTCACCAATAACCAAATCGTGA
- a CDS encoding response regulator, with product MSKRILLVEDESLIRLDISSILQDNGYEVVGEAGDGEKAVELAFSLKPDLIIMDIKMPKLNGLKAGKIISSKLDVPIILVTAYSQREFVEKSKQANVVGYLVKPVSEMNLLPAVEVALNQAAKMKSMQEAILAANEQVEKRKLVERAKGLLMKNLVISEEEAYQKMRKFSMKHRLSMNQTADKIIAKYKEV from the coding sequence ATGAGTAAACGGATTTTACTAGTGGAAGACGAGTCGCTTATCCGTTTAGATATTTCCTCTATTTTGCAAGATAACGGGTATGAAGTAGTCGGAGAAGCAGGTGACGGGGAGAAGGCGGTGGAGCTAGCTTTTTCACTCAAGCCGGATTTGATTATTATGGATATTAAAATGCCTAAATTAAATGGATTAAAAGCAGGGAAGATTATTTCCAGCAAGCTGGATGTTCCTATTATTTTAGTGACCGCCTATAGTCAAAGAGAGTTTGTGGAAAAGTCCAAGCAGGCAAATGTAGTTGGCTATCTTGTCAAGCCGGTATCCGAGATGAACTTGCTGCCAGCTGTTGAAGTGGCACTGAACCAGGCTGCTAAGATGAAATCGATGCAGGAAGCAATTTTAGCAGCGAATGAGCAGGTGGAAAAACGCAAGCTTGTCGAGAGAGCGAAAGGGCTGCTCATGAAAAACTTGGTGATTTCCGAAGAAGAGGCCTACCAGAAAATGAGGAAATTCAGCATGAAACACCGGTTGTCGATGAACCAGACAGCTGATAAAATTATTGCTAAATATAAAGAGGTCTAA
- a CDS encoding sigma-70 family RNA polymerase sigma factor, translating to MPNFNETVAQFTPMIHHVMNTLHIYKDRDEFIQIGKIALWQAQQKFDESKGLFSNYAYAYMKGEMKKAMTKTNQIEERHVYPDDLFWEARVDEQEEKSLELELLLSYTEGLSTKEKNWIIYTFYYHLTAKEIAAQENVSLSAVKKWRKQAIAKLKSKGSSLLTD from the coding sequence ATGCCAAATTTTAATGAAACAGTGGCTCAGTTTACTCCCATGATTCATCATGTTATGAACACTCTGCACATCTATAAGGATAGAGATGAATTTATCCAAATCGGAAAAATTGCTCTTTGGCAAGCACAACAAAAATTCGATGAAAGCAAAGGCTTGTTTTCTAATTATGCTTATGCCTATATGAAAGGCGAGATGAAGAAGGCGATGACAAAAACCAACCAAATAGAAGAACGGCACGTGTATCCCGATGATCTTTTTTGGGAAGCAAGAGTAGATGAACAAGAGGAGAAATCACTTGAATTAGAATTATTGCTTTCTTATACAGAAGGCTTGAGCACAAAAGAAAAAAACTGGATTATCTATACTTTTTATTACCATTTGACTGCAAAAGAAATAGCTGCCCAAGAGAACGTATCTCTGTCCGCCGTCAAAAAGTGGCGCAAGCAAGCCATCGCAAAACTAAAAAGCAAAGGCTCCAGCCTGCTCACTGATTAA